In a genomic window of Helianthus annuus cultivar XRQ/B chromosome 10, HanXRQr2.0-SUNRISE, whole genome shotgun sequence:
- the LOC110881592 gene encoding structural maintenance of chromosomes flexible hinge domain-containing protein GMI1 translates to MELPEEYTFETALADLIDNSLQAVWANDESDGRLISVEVSNEKISIFDTGPGMDSTSIEKWGKMGASPHRAYKAQAIGGKPPYLKPAFGMFGYGGFIASMHLGRCTEVLSKTKHGKKVYMLRLERDALVSGSVSGSKATWRTYGRLRDPTNDELELSPGGSFTKVEIFEPKIRSTNNIRWLQFKLKDIYFSYI, encoded by the exons GACAATTCTTTGCAAGCGGTGTGGGCGAATGATGAAAGTGATGGGAGGCTAATAAG TGTTGAAGTTTCAAATGAGAAGATATCTATTTTTGACACAGGGCCGGGTATGGACTCTACGTCTATAGAGAAGTG GGGGAAAATGGGCGCTTCCCCACATAGGGCATACAAGGCACAAGCCATTGGTGGCAAGCCTCCATATTTAAAG CCTGCCTTTGGCATGTTTGGATACGGTGGCTTTATTGCATCTATGCATTTAGGAAG GTGCACGGAAGTTTTGTCAAAGACCAAACATGGTAAAAAAGTGTATATGTTACGTCTTGAGAGAGACGCTCTTGTCAGTGGTTCTGTTTCTGGTTCGAAAGCAACCTGGAGG ACTTACGGTCGCCTTCGAGACCCCACAAATGACGAACTTGAATTATCTCCCGGGGGAAGTTTCACAAAG GTTGAGATTTTCGAACCAAAGATTAGAAGCACCAATAACATAAGGTGGCTTCAATTCAAATTAAAGGATATTTACTTCTCGTATATTTAG